Genomic DNA from Salvia miltiorrhiza cultivar Shanhuang (shh) chromosome 1, IMPLAD_Smil_shh, whole genome shotgun sequence:
AGGGAAAAGATGAACAATCATAACGGGAGAGGAGAAGGATCGCACGAAAAAGAGAAGATGAACATATCACAATAGCatagagagagaagatgaacATATCGCAGTAGAGAGTTTAAAAGGAATCACAGGAGAAAGATGATGAACAATAAATTAAGATAATAGATTTAAGAATTATCCACACACTTTTGTTTGCTACATTATGCATAGTTATAGTATTACTAAAAATTGCGAAAAAAAATTCTTTACCATCAAATATTTAAGGGACAATAATACCCCTTTGTGTTTTAATCCTGGAAGATTTTGCCTTGTGTCGCATTTCTAGTGTATCCACATAAACACAATATGTTATCCAAATTTGGATCTATATACTACTTAAAGCTAAAAAATCTACATAATCTCacctgtgtgtgtgtgtgtattgaTTTTCGAATGTGATTTCTGATACTATAATACATCCTTGTTAAAAGTATTGATTTTACTTCGTAAACAAAAATACTAAATGCGAAGATAATATAGTTCCATCACTATTCTATAGTTGAGTATTAATTTCAGAGTCGTGAACTATGTAGTGTGGCAATTGAGTCAATCCATCGGTTTTTCATTTCAAACAATAAAAATGAGTTTCATTCCGAAAACTAAAGCTAACCCAACCAGCACAACTTTTGTCCTACAATTTTCTGATACTACAACCAATAATTACGTTACTAACAAGAAAACTCTGCCAAAAATTGTTACCTTGCCCTTGAAACTGCTTCGTTCAGTTCCTCTGGTGATGATTGGAACAGCTCTATATAACGACTCCCAAGCGTCATCCTGTCCTTTGCCAATGCAGCTTTAGCATCTTCTGCAGTACCAAACTCCACGAAAGCTTCTCCCGTGGGCCTCCCCTCGAAATTGAAGGTGATATGGATCGAGTCTTCAGACAAAGTGAAGTTCTTGAAGAAATCTATTATATCATCTTTGCCAGCCGAAAATGGCAGTCCCCTCATCCGCAGTACGGGTGTAGGTTCACTAGTATCTTTCCCCTCGAATGATTTTGACATCAACCTGATTAGAGAATGTCGCAATTTCACTCATAGTTCTCATGGTATTTAATAGCAGTGTCACAAGTAGACATAACTAAAAACCACAAGTCATAAAGCAACGGCAGAAAAATAGTTCAGAAATGTTCAAACATAAATCAGCAAGTATGAACCGAAAATAAAGCAAAAAATCACGAACGATTTTAATAGAGCCAAGGGAAAGTATTCCAGAGTATGATGAGTATCTAGCATCACACATCATTCATTAGAAGGACctgttttcaattaatttacAACTTAAAATGTTGACATTAGAAACTACGGAACTTCAAATGCACATCTCATGTCATTGAGAGCTGCATTACAATTCAATTTCTAGTCTAAAAAATCCTACTAGATGTCAAATCATATATGGTAAATCCACCATCTTACTAACGATATGATGTGCTTCAGACTTTAAGTAAACAAGAAGTAGCTCTATTGTTGTGTAGTCCAAGACAGGTATGCGAAAACATTGAGGTAGTGAATaccatatactccctccgccccccaaataactttctaggAGGGAGGGGCACAGGTTTTAAAAcgaagttgttgagtgtattggaagtggtgaaaaattgttattattagtattggaagtggtgagaaaaggtgttataattagtattgggagtggtgaaatggtgaaaagtaagagtaaatGGGGTATTATTAGGGTGGGGTAGTgtcctaaaatggaaagagaagttatttgagggatggcccaaaaaggaaagttaggaagttatttgagggatggcccaaaaaggaaaggaagttatttgagggacggagggagtgaaTTATACTTTCCAATACCAAGGTATTTTACATTCCAACACCAAGGTCTTAGAGGGAGGAGTCACACCTAAGTAGCAATAGTAGACATGACACCAAGGTCTTAGTTGCAATAGTCGTAGTACCAAATCCTAGAAGCATCTAATACTTGAACTAAGGAGCCAACATTCTTAAAGAACTCTCATAACATCGAAGCATCTTATAAAGGTATGAGCATCGAAGCATCCAATACTTCCAACCTTCAGTTTGACTGACCATAACTATGAATTCAGatataactaaaaattgaaTCAATCTATTAAAttcataaatgtaaaaaaatttcAATATAAACAGAATAATTGAAACTAGTACATGCAGCAACATTTCTCTATATCTTTCCTTCCAATAAACAAGTAACTAATACGCCAACCCATTTATAGCATATCATTAGCAATGATATCCATAATACCACCCTATAATGCCCCAAATTCTTTATAGTCGCAGACATCACCATTGTCGATTTGCATAAATTAAACATCTATTTGTAACTTGCAGCAGAATTCAAGAAATGAACGTAATTTAACTACACCATTTAAGCATAAACAGCTTACTTATAATTTTCGAACTGTGGCTGTCATTCTTTTCATAATTGTATAATTTGCATCTATAAGCCGGAAATACTGAGTTTATTagaattgtactccctccgtcccactagaattggcacacttgccttttttgtttatCCCACTAGGAttgacactttcctaaaatggtaTGCGGTCCCTACattctctacacacataaaataagtggaccctacctactttacacttttaaccctttattcttaatttctgtgcccaactcaaaagtgccaattctagtgggacggagggagtaataaatagaTGTCAAAGTCATCAATGAAGGACCTCGAAAGAACAAACATTAAAACCTTCAAGCCACATCAAAAAAACACATAAAGGTGCACCCAACAAATAATACTAGTATAGTAAACTTCTATTTGTAAATTTGCAGCAGAATTTCAGAAATGAACATAATTTAATTACAACAGTTAAAATCAGAATCGGCTTGATAAGAATTTTCCATCTATAGATGCTTTATAAACTAAATACCGACTTTATTAGCTTTGCAATGTATCCTGAATGTTGCAATAAAATAGATCTTAAAGTCATCAAAGAAGTACCTGAAAAGAACAAATACCAAAAACTTATAGAAAAGTCCAGCTAACAAATAATACTAGTTGTTGAAGCAGAACTATGCTGATAGGATAGATGGATATTGCATTTTGTATATTAGGAAAATTTCTAAATCATCGCACCTTGAGGAATATGTCCAGGAAATGCTAAAAAGATGAAAATAACTGGCAGAACCACAGGCGAGTTTAATTATCTTTCAAGAAATGTAAAGGAGCAAGATATAAATAACCATATTATTCAAAATATTCGACAGTAATGCTTTCTTAAGATAATGAGAGAAGTGTTGGTCTAGAATCTAGATCAAAATTGTGTTTGCAATCGATCacatatttaattaaaggaCCCTAAGGTTATCAGAATCTACAGACCAAATACTCCAGGATATGGTCACTTGGTCAGTACAACAGTTGAGCCGCACAAACTATAAAAAGTTGCCCTGATGGATACAGCATGTGCATGTTCCAGAATCCACTGTGTCTGGTTGGAAAGTGAGGCTTCAGGAACTAGTCTTACATGCCAGACAATGAGAGCAAACATGTTCAAGATATGCATATTTAACACACCCAAGAGCAATAAGACACCATTTATACAAGTTAATTTTTACTAACAAATATATTTAACACCTAAACATTAGAGAATGAACATTTCCCAAatataaaatgagaaaaataaaagGGTTAGGGCTGTTACCGGCCCCTTGAAGCAGCTTCTTCCAACTCCTCACGTGATGCAGGGAAAAGCTCTATGTAGCGATACCCCAAGGTCATCCTATCCTTGGACATTGCAGCTTTCGAATCTTCGGGACTTCCAAACTCCACAAAAGATTCTCCTGCTGGCCTCCCCTCGGAATTAGCTATTAAATGAACTTTGTCTTCTGACAGATCAAAATCTTTAAAGAAGTTAATAATATCCTCCTTGGTAGCAGTAAACGGCAATCCTCTCAACCGCAACACTCCTTTAAATTCTGACAAGTCCCTCTCATCAGTAGATCTTGCCCTTGGGGCACCACGACGAGGTGAACCACCAGGAGCATCAAAAACTTCATTTGCAATAGCCTTGTAGTATTCCTCTTTCCTGCTTCGGAAAACCTCGACATATCTCCTACCAATGTTTTGCCTATTCCTCTGTAAGGCAAAATCAATTTGAAGTGGATATCCCAATACACAATAAGCTTCTCCTGTAAACTTGCCACCCTTGTGAACAAACAGAACATCAATAACATCTAGACCATGGAAGAAGTCAACAATCTCAGCCTCTGCGCAATCAAATGGAAGGCCTCGAAGCCGGACAACAGGAAATGGTGGTGGAATATAAGAATATGCaggaggaggtggaggtggagcaTCATACATATAACTTGGACCAGGAGCTCCATAATATGAAGAACCCTGATCCATTAAACGCTGCCGTTTGAAACCCATTTCCCTTGCATCACCACTATCAACGTATTTACTTCATATCCAAAACAATGAAAACATTCACCAGGTCAGCCAGATCATTAAACCATCAATGAAGATGACAGAGAAAATTGTAGTGCTGAAACGATGTTATTTTACACTGAATTATTAAGTACTAGTTCAAAGCACAATATTCTAGCTAGTATCGGAATCTTGATACTAACGATTCAAACAACAAGAGACAATGAACAGATAGCAAACTCGCAAAAGACCAAGGAAAGATTCTCAAGTAAGAAACCATTATTAGGCAACGCTGGTAGCAACTTTCTACCCAAAAAATGGAGTTTCTAGTAAGACAATATAACTACATCTATtgcaattcaaaaaaaaaaaggaagcaCTATGATGCCACTAAAAGAAACTCAAGtgacaaataaataaacaagatGACCGTACGAATAATTAACCAAAAAACAAAACCTCTCCAGCAAAACTCAAATACATAATGAGATTGGCAAGAAAAAAATGGCAAacgaaaaaaaaggaaatacaaattcataaacataATCAGGCTTCGTACCGAGAAAATCCAACGGAATCAAAACTTTTGGatccaaaaatatttttatctaaaataagGATTAGATGGCAGGAGTATCAAAACAATTGAGCTGAAAGTTAACCCGAATTCAGAACATTAATTACGATAATTAGTTGAGTTTTTCTCCGCTCCTTACCCTCTGTAAAACATCGTTTCCACACGGACTGAAGAAAAATAGATGCGTGGATTTTGCTTAACAAAATCTGGTGACCTAACGTCTGCGCTGTGTGCAAGTCGACGCGGACAGGGAAATGGTGGAAAGCCCTTTTCAGGAAAAAACGTCGTCGTTGTGTGAAGTTATTTAGCTTTATCGTTCTTGAATTACGTTTCTTTCTACTCTTCTTTCTTCTATGCGTCTTTTCCCCCTTAAGTTTGATTGATCTATTAACACAAAATAATACTCCCACCTTCCATTGAAGCTTGGGCAATTTCTTTTCGGCTCCTATTTTAAAGAGttagtattttatgtgttaggtCTGGtaggtaaaaaaataaaaaaataaataaataaaaaacttttATCATATAagaaaaatgtttaaatttcgtGGAACGACTCGAAAAAGAATAATGCTCAAATTTtacgggacggatggagtattatttgtTGTAAGTATAGCATTTAATtagacataaataaaaaattaatgaatatatttttaatagataAAAGCTCTCATCATAAATGAAATAAGTGATTGAGATTAAATTAAGTGTGGATTATGATTAttctttttataaataagagtatttataaaagaaaaaatataaaggtacATGATAGGCTCATagttctaaaaataaaaatgttacgCTTTTGCCAGACATCAAAATTAACAAAAGTGTAATACTTATGACGGACTGAAGGAATAAGACGAATATGTTGTTCCCTTAGATGCATTGACCTATTAGGATATTTTGAAgctcttgattatttctattatttgaaCTCATTTTGTTTGATTAATATCCTATTCAAGGATGATATTGAAAAAATGatactcttgaggataaaaatactcaattatgtatcttatcaatcatgcaaagtaaacgcccctaaATGAGATCTTGTGCTAAGAAAATTGTTTTACGAGTTTTTGGGGGTTTACGCGtgctatatttttatttttatttttatgaaaacctacgtatattaaataaagaaaagaagtGGGAAAGAAATTACAAACTGAATCTTAGGTATATCCAAGTGGGGAGTACAACTACAGCAGCAAAAAGTCGAAGGTGGGGTTGGGGTGTCCTTCGAGCAAGGTAGTCCAACAGGATAAGGGACAAGATATAAGAGCTAAAATACTAAAAGGGTCACATACCCTTGTCCATTATAAAAAGGCATCCATGTCCTTGGTGCAGTAGGCGAAGGTTGGTATTTGTCGAAGTATCAGCAAATCCACCAAGTGTGTGGTTGGAAGTTCATGACAATAATGTAATGTGTCAGTTACCACACATGGAATGCAGTGCATACATGTATTTGTTCATAATACTCGTGTTGAATGCAAACGAAAAATCCCCTTAAGTGCCAACCATCCAAAAGCATGCTTTCAAGAGTGCACAAAGAAGATAATGTGTTGGAAGTCCATTGGTAACCAATACCAAGGccctacaaaaaaaaattgagagtaGAATATATTCCATACTAAACTAATGATATTTTAAGAGATTAAAGGGTTTTGGGCGATAGTACCCCAGATTGATTTGATCATAAGATCTCCCTTTATAGTGCCTAATCCTATGTGAGCCCGGACCTCCTCCAAAGGATAGAGGTCGTAGAAGCAAGTATTCATTATCTTCTTAATATCAAGCATGATCTTGCTGATAATTAATTACTCATCTTAAATATTAGTTTGTTTCTTGCATAAACCATATATGATTGTCGGTGGCATGTAGTCTGAGAAGCTGACCTTTTTGTACAATC
This window encodes:
- the LOC131017686 gene encoding uncharacterized protein LOC131017686 isoform X4; this translates as MELLVQVICMMLHLHLLLHILIFHHHFLLSGEAYCVLGYPLQIDFALQRNRQNIGRRYVEVFRSRKEEYYKAIANEVFDAPGGSPRRGAPRARSTDERDLSEFKGVLRLRGLPFTATKEDIINFFKDFDLSEDKVHLIANSEGRPAGESFVEFGSPEDSKAAMSKDRMTLGYRYIELFPASREELEEAASRGR
- the LOC131017686 gene encoding uncharacterized protein LOC131017686 isoform X3, producing MFYRGKYVDSGDAREMGFKRQRLMDQGSSYYGAPGPSYMYDAPPPPPPAYSYIPPPFPVVRLRGLPFDCAEAEIVDFFHGLDVIDVLFVHKGGKFTGEAYCVLGYPLQIDFALQRNRQNIGRRYVEVFRSRKEEYYKAIANEVFDAPGGSPRRGAPRARSTDERDLSEFKGVLRLRGLPFTATKEDIINFFKDFDLSEDKVHLIANSEGRPAGESFVEFGSPEDSKAAMSKDRMTLGYRYIELFPASREELEEAASRGRYFFDDFKIYFIATFRIHCKANKVGI
- the LOC131017686 gene encoding uncharacterized protein LOC131017686 isoform X2 gives rise to the protein MGFKRQRLMDQGSSYYGAPGPSYMYDAPPPPPPAYSYIPPPFPVVRLRGLPFDCAEAEIVDFFHGLDVIDVLFVHKGGKFTGEAYCVLGYPLQIDFALQRNRQNIGRRYVEVFRSRKEEYYKAIANEVFDAPGGSPRRGAPRARSTDERDLSEFKGVLRLRGLPFTATKEDIINFFKDFDLSEDKVHLIANSEGRPAGESFVEFGSPEDSKAAMSKDRMTLGYRYIELFPASREELEEAASRGRLMSKSFEGKDTSEPTPVLRMRGLPFSAGKDDIIDFFKNFTLSEDSIHITFNFEGRPTGEAFVEFGTAEDAKAALAKDRMTLGSRYIELFQSSPEELNEAVSRAR
- the LOC131017686 gene encoding uncharacterized protein LOC131017686 isoform X1, which gives rise to MFYRGKYVDSGDAREMGFKRQRLMDQGSSYYGAPGPSYMYDAPPPPPPAYSYIPPPFPVVRLRGLPFDCAEAEIVDFFHGLDVIDVLFVHKGGKFTGEAYCVLGYPLQIDFALQRNRQNIGRRYVEVFRSRKEEYYKAIANEVFDAPGGSPRRGAPRARSTDERDLSEFKGVLRLRGLPFTATKEDIINFFKDFDLSEDKVHLIANSEGRPAGESFVEFGSPEDSKAAMSKDRMTLGYRYIELFPASREELEEAASRGRLMSKSFEGKDTSEPTPVLRMRGLPFSAGKDDIIDFFKNFTLSEDSIHITFNFEGRPTGEAFVEFGTAEDAKAALAKDRMTLGSRYIELFQSSPEELNEAVSRAR